GGAGCATGAGGTTTATCTGGTCGGGACGACCCAAAAGAACGTCATCGATTTTGCCCAACAATTTTACGTGCTGGGGCAACGTCTGACCGAGGCGCTGGGCAAACCGGTTGAGGAGGGGCATCCCATGGAACTCCTCAAGGGTCGTGCCCACCAAGCGTAGCCCGACCTCCAGAGGGCCGTATTTTGCGGCCCTTTTTCATGTATTCCCTGTAGGAGGATGCCTTCGTGAGCGATCACGCCACCACGATTTCACCTTTTAATACCCAATGGTCTCCCACCACCGGGTATTTGTTTCGCCCGTATCTGATCGCCATCGCCTTCATCGCCATCATGACTCTGTCGGCCTATGGTCTGTACGGCGGCGAAATCGGACGGAGCGAGCAGAACTTCTTCTTGAAATACCTGCTGGCCAGCCAATCGGCCATCGCCTGGATGAACGCCCTGTTCATGATTGCGGCGGTGGTTTACATCGTGCATTTGGTGGTCCGTAACCCCTTTGCCGGCAAGGTAGCGACCTTCACCACCTGGTCGGCGGTGATCTTTGGGTTCACCGGTTTGCTCGTACGCTGGCAGGAGACCTATCTCATCAACCCCGAATGGGGCCATGCTCCGGTCTCCAACCTTTACGAAGTTTTTATTCTGCTCTCGGTCATCACGGGCTTGATCTACCTCTACCTAGAACGCCGTTATCAGGTTCGCACGTTGGGGGCTTTTGTTCTGCCCTTGATCGTGGGAGCGGTGCTCTTCGATCTTTGGCTGGCCTCCAACAACGGGAGCATGATTAAGCCGTTGGTCCCGGCGCTTCAGTCCTATTGGATGAAAATCCACGTTCCGGCCAACTTTGTTGGGTATGGCGCCTTCATGGTCGCTTGCGGCGCTGGGATGATGTTCCTGTTGCGCGAACGGGCCGAGAGCAAGGGCAATCCCAACGCCTTCTCAGTGAAGTATTTCCCCACCCTCGATCAGCTTGACGAGCTCAATTACAAGGCGATTCTGATCGGCCTGCCCACCTTTACCCTGGCGATCATCCTTGGCGCCGCTTGGGCCAACGAGGCCTGGGGCGGCTACTGGTCTTGGGATCCCAAAGAGACCTGGTCGCTGATCGTTTGGCTGGTCTACGCCGGTTTCCTGCATGCCCGCATTTCGAAGGGGTGGCGCGGACTGCCGATGGCCTGGTGGTCGGTGGCTGGGTTCCTGGTCACCCTGTTTTGCTTCGTTGGGGTGAACATGTTCCTGGCGGGTATGCACTCCTACGGCCGGTTGACCTAAAGCGATGAACGGGCTGATGCGGATCGGGGTGGCGGCATGAATTCCGTCTTTCCCATGGTGGCGACGCTGGCGGTGCTCTATTTCGTCGGCTTTCGGGTTTATTCCAAGGTGATCGAGTCGCGGTTGGTGGTCCCGAGCGACCAGCCGACCCCGGCGGTGACGATCAACGACGGGGTCGATTATGTTCCGGCCCGCCTTCCGGTCCTCTTCGGACACCATTTTTCATCCATCGCCGGGGCGGGGCCGATCATTGGCCCCATCGTGGTGCTGGCCGCTTTTGGCTGGCTCCCGGCCCTGCTCTGGATCGTGGCGGGCAACATCTTCATCGGCGCCGTCCACGACTATTTGGCGTTGATGCTCTCGGTGCGTCACGGTGGGGCCAGCATCGCCGAGATCTCCCGCACAGCGTTGGGGGAGCGGGCCGCGACGATCTTCTCGGTCTTTTTGTGGCTGGCGATGATCCTGGTGGTGGCGGTCTTCGGGGTGGTTGGGGCCAAGACCCTGGTCGCCAAGCCCGAGATGGTGATCCCGACCCTGGTGCTCATTCCCACCGCCATGGCGCTGGGTTGGGCGGTTTACCGCAAGGGGGCGCCGTTGATGTTGGCGACCCTGGCGGCATTGATTGTCAACTTTGCCTCGATTTGGGTTGGTTACCTCTATCCGGTGGCCGTTGAGGGGACAACCTGGGGGATGGATCCGATTCAGTTCTGGTTCGTCGCCTTGATGATCTACGCAGGTACCGCCGCCATGATGCCGGTCCACTGGCTGCTGCAACCCCGTGATTATCTGGCTACCTATAACCTCTATATCGCCTTGGGGTTGGGAATCGTGGGTCTGATCGTCGTCCATCCCACGATTCAGGCCCCCGCCTTCACCGGTATGGTGGACGCAACCCAGGGGCCCCTCTGGCCGATGCTCTTCATCCTGATCGCCTGCGGCGCCATTTCGGGTTTTCACGCCTTGGTGGCGGGGGGGACAACCTCCAAGCAGCTGCCCAGTGAGCGTGCCGGGCGTTTGATCGGTTACGGCGGCATGCTCACTGAAGGGGTGTTGGCCACCATGACCCTGATGTTGGTGGCGGGGGGGCTGTACTGGGTGCTGCCCGAAGGGGCTCCCGCCAGCTACGGGTTTCAAGAATCGATGGCGGCGGGGGGGTGGATTGTGGTCTTCGGCAACGCCTTTGGGCGGGTTGTGCATGAGATGCTCCCCTTCGTTTCGGTCGCCATCGCCGCCATGATCGCCATGATCGCCCTGAACACCTTTATCCTGACCACCCTCGACACCGCCACCCGCATCACCCGCTTTCTGGTGCAGGAGTCGGTGGGGCGGCGGATTCCCCTGTTCCGCAACCCCTCCGTGGCCCTGGCGTTAGTGCTGGTGCCCGCCTTTTTGATCGGGGCGACCAATTCCTGGGTCACCATCTGGCCGGTCTTCGGTGCCACTAATCAGCTCATTGCTGTGATGGCGCTGTTCGTGATTTCCACTGTGCTGCTCGCCCAGGGACGCAGCGTGCGCTTTACCTTGATTCCGGCGATCTTCATGTGGGTGACCACCATGGGGGCGTTGGTTTGGCAGAGTTACAGCTTCCTGACCGCCGAGCCGAGCAACGTCTTCCTCGGAGTGGTGGCGCTGCTGTTGCTGGGGTTGGCGCTCTACATCGGTGTTGGGGCGCTGCGTAAATTTGGGGGACAGCCTGTGGAAGTGGCGACGCAGACGTCGTGACGGAGCATTTATGATTCACATGCTGCGGGAGCTTGAATCCCGGCTGACCCTCAAGCGGGATCGGGTCGCCCAATGGTGGCAAGAAAGCTCGGCCCAAGTGCCGCCACCCTTTTTAACCTCGGTCGATCTGCGCAACGCCGGATTCAAAATCGCTGCCGTCGACGCAAACCTCTTTCCTGCTGGATTCAACAACCTGTGCAGCCGCTTCCGGCAGGAGGCAGTGCGCCTGTTTCAGCGCCACCTCGACCGCCATTTTCCGACCGCTAGCCACATCCTACTGATTCCCGAGCCCCATACCCGAAACCCCTTTTATGTCGATAATTTAAGGGTTCTGGTCGATCTTCTTGAGGGAACCGGCAAGCGGGTTTCGTTGGGTGGATTTGTCGACGAGCCGTTGGTTTTGGAGGGGAATCAGGGGCTTGCGCTCACACTGTTGCCCATCGAACGGCAAGGCTCGGTTCTGGGGACGCAGGCGGGACTGCCCGATCTGGTCATGCTCAACAACGACTTGTCGGGGGGGGTGCGCGAGGAGTTGATCGGTCTGAGTCAGCCGGTCCTGCCCGCCGCCGATTTGGGTTGGCACCGCCGCCGCAAGTCGGACCACTTCCACCATCTGCAACAGGTCATCGAAGAACTCAGTTCCATCCTTGAGGTTGACCCCTGGTTCCTACAGCCCATCACCCGGGTGTGCCATCAGGTCGATTTTAAAGAGGGACAAGTCGACTGCGTCGTCTCGAACGTGGAGCAAACCCTCGACGAGATCGCCGATGCCTACCGCCGCTACGGCATCCAAGAAAACCCCCACGTCTACCTCAAAGCCAACGCTGGGACCTACGGCATGGGGATCATGACCGTGACCTCGGCCGACGAGGTGCGGGCAATGAACCGCAAGCAGCGCAACAAGATGGATGTCATCAAAGATCGCCAGAAGGTCTCCTCGATCCTCATTCAGGAGGGGGTGCCGACCGTCGATCAGGTGGGGGGACAAACCGCCGAGCCGGTGATGTACCTGGCCGACGGCGAGGTGTTCGGCGGTTTTTACCGCATCCACGCAGGGCGCGACCGTTACAAGAGTCTCAACGCCGCCGGAATGACCTTCATGCGGCTGTGTTTCACCGATTTGACCCGGGATGTACATCCCGCCGATTGTTTTGAGGATTCCTGTCGCTACCACCTGTATGCCACCGTCGCTCAGGCGGCGGCGATGGCGGCGGCACGGGAGGCCCAGGCGCTGTTGATGCCCGCGGCTTGACGATTGAACCGACGTGGAGGAGTGATGGCCCGAGGGGGGGTGAGGTGGTTGCGGGGGGTGACAGCGGCGCTGCTTACCTTGGTGCTCGTCGCTGGTTGCGACAGCGGCAAGAAGGGGGAGGGAGAGGCCGTAGCCGAGGCCATGACGGTCCATCACGTCACCGAGTTTTTGATGGGGACGGTGGTCGATCTCTCGGTGTATGCCCGCAAGGATGATCCCAAGGTGCAGGGGGCGATCCAGGCGGCCATGGACGAAATTCGGCGCATCGAGGCGCTGATGACCCCGTGGCAGAAGCAAACCCCCCTTAAGGCGCTCAACGCCGCTGCGGGCCAAGGTTGGGCGCCGTTGTCCTGGGAGATTGGACAGGTGCTCGATCAAGCGCTGTTGGTCGATGAGATCTCAGGCGGCAGCTTCGACCCCACCCTAGGCAAACTCAATCAGCTCTGGGGTTTTTCCAACGACGTCGCTCCCACCGCCCCCCCCGATCCCGACCGGCTTCAAGTGCTGCTCAAGAGTGCGGGTCGGACCCGCATCGCCATCCGCCAAGCTCCCAGCGGACGGGAAATCCGCTTTGCCGACGACAACCTTTGGCTCGATCTGGGAGGGATCGCCAAGGGGTATGCCATCGACCGAGCTTTCGAAACCCTGCGGGCGGAGGGGTATGACAACATCATCGTCAACGCTGGGGGCGACGTGCGATTGCACGGCCAACGGGGTGATCGCCCCTGGCGTATCGGCATCACCGATCCGCGCCAAGAGGACGATGTGATCGGGGTTGTCTCGGTGGGTGACCGCGCCGTGGTCACCTCGGGCGATTACGAGCGGTTTTTTATGTACGAGGGTAAGCGCTACCACCACATCCTTGATCCCCATACCGGGTATTCAAGTCGGGGAGTGATCTCGGCGACGGTGATCGCCCCGACCGCCACCGAGGCCGACGCCCTGTCGACCGCCGTGTTCGTGCTGGGGATCGACAAGGGGCTCGCTCTGGCCGAAGGATTGCTCGGGGTCGAGGCGCTGCTGATCGATGAGGATCAGAAAATCTATCGCACGACCGGCTTTGGCCGTTTCATGGCGGATTAGGCGGTGCTAGGGGGGCGCGCTGACGACGGGGGACGTTGGGCGGCACTTCGCTCCCTGGGCGCCCTGGTGGTACGTACGACGACCGTGGGCGACCGGGCGTTGTTGGTCGTGGCCGCCTGTTTGGTTGTGGTCGCGGTTTCATGGGTGGTGTCGATGCCGGTCGGGGCGGCGGTTGAGGTTTCGGTGGGGGGCAAAGTCGTGCAGACCTTGTCGCTGGCTGCCCCGAGGGCGCTCGACATCCCCGGCCCCCTGGGCGATTCAGAAATTGAGGTCGCCTCGGGCCGCGCCCGCTTTGTCGACGGCCCCTGCCAACACAAACTGTGTGTGCGCCAGGGCTGGGTTAATCGGGTCGGTTCGTTGGCGGTATGTATTCCCAATCAGGTTATGCTCAGGGTGCTGGGCGATCCCGACGATCCCGACGCCATCGACGTGTTGGTGCGTTAAACCAAAGTGGGAAAGGGGAAAGTCCCCATGGGAAACGACATTCAAGAACGGTTGATTCAATGCGGCATCACCCTGACCAAGCCGCGTCGTTTGATCGCTGGGATTTTGTTCGGTAGCGACGACCACCTCGATGCCGAGGCGGTTTTTCAAAGGGTGCGTGAGATCGATCCCGCAGTCGGGTTGGCCACGGTCTACCGGGCGCTCAAACTGTTCGAGGAGCAGGGGCTGATCTTGCGGGTCGACTTCGGCGATGGCCGGGCCCGCTACGAGGTTGCCCCCCACGAACACCACGATCATCTGGTGTGTGTGCGCTGCCAGCAGGTCACCGAGTTCAACAATCCTGCGATTGAAATCTTGCAGCGGGAGGTCGCCGAGCGTTTCGGCTACCGCCTAGAGGGGCACCGCCATGAGCTCTATGGGGTGTGTCCGACCTGTCAAGCCAAAGAGGCTGCTAAGCGGAGAGAAGGGGCTGCAAACCCCTGAAAGTGAAGATTTTGTAATCTCAAAAAAAGGCGGAACTTTGTATTAGAGGCCTCTACTAAACGGATCCACGACGTAGCAAATCAGTTACTCACTGAGTTGTGGCGTGTTTCGTGGACTCCTCCTTACACTTGGGCGACCTATCGACGGATGGGTCGCCCATTTTTTTCAATCCTCAAGCCGCCGGGTCCGGGCGGTCGATTCTTCGGCCAGGGTCAGCACCTCGGCCCCAGCTTCAGTAACCAGAATGGTGTGCTCAAACTGCGCCGAAAGGCTGCGATCCCGAGTCACCACCGTCCAACCGTCGGGCAACACCTTAATGGGGGCCTTGCCCAAGTTGACCATCGGCTCGATGGTGAAGGTCATCCCCGGTTTGAGCACCGTCCCCTCGCCACGACGACCGTAGTGCAGCACCGTTGGCGACTCGTGAAACTCCCGCCCAATCCCGTGCCCGCAATACTCCCGCACCACGCTGCACCGGTTGGATTCCACAAAGCTTTGAATCGCTTGACCGATGTCCCCCAGGGTTGCCCCCGGTTTGACCTGGTCGATCCCGATCCACAGGGCGTGGTGGGCCACATCGGTGACATGGCGCCCCTTGGCAGTCGGTTCGCCGACGAAAAAAGTAGCGCTGGTGTCGCCATGAAATCCTTTGAAATAGACCGTGATGTCGACGTTGACGATGTCCCCCTTTTCAAGCGCCCGGTCGGAGGGAATGCCGTGGCAGACCTGCTGGTTGATCGAGGTGCAGATCGATTTGGGGAAGCCGTGGTAATTCAAGGGGGAGGGGTGAGCCCCCTTGCCGACGATCCACCCGTGCACGATTCGGTCGAGTTCGTTGGTCGTGATGCCGGGGAGCACATGGGGCTCGATCATCGCCAACGCTTGGGCCGCCAAGCGGCAGCTGGCGCGCATGTCGACAAGATCTTGAGGGGTTTTGATGGCGATTTTGCTCATGACGTTCGTTGGCGTTGGTCAAAAACTTCTTGGAGCCGACCGCCCTTGACGCTCCAGGGCGCGACACTATGATTAGCACTCGCTGGCCGGGAGTGCTACCACCCGGCAGAAATTGCCCGTTTAACCTGCATTCATCTGTTTGAAGGAGGAAGCTGTATGAGCATTCGTCCCTTGCACGACCGCGTGTTGGTCCAGCGTGTCGAGGAAGAGCAAAAGACCGCGTCCGGAATCATCATTCCCGACTCCGCCAAGGAGAAGCCGATTCAGGGCATCGTCAAGGCTGCCGGCAACGGCAAGGTCAACGATAAGGGCGAGGTTCGTCCCCTGGATGTCAAGGTCGGGGATCGAGTGATCTTCGGGAAATACGCCGGAACCGAGGTCAAGATCGACGGCGAAGAGTACCTGATCATGCGGGAAGAGGACATTCTCGGCGTCGTCGAGGGTTGATCTCTTTTCCCCCCACCACTGTTCAAATTCAAGTAACTGGAGGCTAACGCAATGGCTGCCAAAGAAGTGTTGTTCGGAGAAAGTGCCCGCGGCCGGATGCTCCGGGGCGTCAATGTCCTGGCCGATGCGGTCAAGGTGACCTTGGGTCCCAAGGGTCGTAACGTGGTTCTGGAGAAGTCCTTCGGCGCCCCCACCATCACCAAGGACGGCGTTTCGGTCGCCAAAGAGATCGAACTCGAAGACAAGTTCGAGAACATGGGTGTGCAGATGGTCAAAGAGGTCTCCTCCAAGACCTCCGATGTGGCTGGCGACGGTACCACCACCGCCACCGTGCTGGCCCAAGCGATCCTGCGTGAAGGCATGAAGAACGTGGCCGCCGGTTTGAATCCCATGGATCTCAAGCGCGGCATCGACCGCGCCGTCGAGACCGTGATCGGCGAGCTGAAGAAGATCTCCCGCCCGGTGAACGGCAAGGCCGACATCGCCCAGGTCGGGACCATCTCGGCCAACTCCGACGAGGAGATCGGCGGGATCATCGCCGAGGCGATGGACAAGGTTGGCAAAGAGGGTGTCATCACCGTCGAAGAGGCCAAGGGTCTTGAAACCACCCTCGATGTGGTCGAGGGGATGCAGTTTGATCGCGGTTACCTGTCGCCCTACTTTGTGACCGATCCCGAGCGGATGGTTGCCGATCTCGATAAGCCCTACATCCTGCTGTTCGAGAAGAAGGTCTCCACCATGAAGGATCTGCTCCCCGTGCTGGAGCAGGTCGTGCGCACCGGTCGCCCCCTGCTCATCGTCGCCGAAGATGTGGACGGCGAGGCATTGGCGACCCTGGTGGTCAATCGTCTGCGCGGTAGCCTGAACGTCTGCGCCGTCAAGGCCCCCGGTTTTGGCGACCGCCGCAAGGCGATGCTCGAAGACATCGCCATTCTGACCGGCGGTCGTCTGATTTCTGAAGACATCGGGGTCAAGCTGGAGCACGTCACCCTCGACGATCTGGGTCAGGCCGACAAGGTCACCATCGACAAAGAGAACACCACCATCGTCGATGGGGCAGGCGACGAGGCGGCGATCCAGGGCCGCATCGCCCAGATCCGCAAGCAGGCTGAGGATGCAACCTCCGACTACGACCGCGAGAAGCTGCAAGAGCGTCTAGCTAAGTTGGCTGGCGGTGTCGGCGTCATCAAGGTTGGGGCTGCGACCGAAGTCGAAATGAAAGAGAAAAAAGCCCGCGTTGAGGATGCCCTGCACGCCACCCGCGCTGCGGTGGAAGAGGGGATCGTCCCCGGCGGCGGTACCGCCTTGATCCGTGCCTTGGCCGCCCTCGATTCCTTGGTCCTCGATGTGGCCGAGCAGAACGTCGGCGTGACCATCATCAAGCGCTCCATCGAAGAGCCCCTGCGTCAGATTGTGAAGAACGCCGGTGGCGAGGGTTCGGTGGTCGTTAACGAGGTCAAGAACAACGCCAATCCCGCCTTCGGCTTCAATGCAGCCACCGGCGTCTACGGCGATATGTTCGAGATGGGCGTGGTCGATCCTACCAAGGTGACCCGTACCGCTCTGCAGAACGCCGCCTCGATTGCCGGCTTGATGATCACTACCGAGGCGATGGTTGCCGAGCTGCCCAAGAAGGATGCTCCCGCCATGGGCGGCGGTGGCGACATGGGCGGTATGGGTGGTATGGGCGGCATGGGCTTCTAATCCCAACCGCACCAGTGCAGTTCCAAAAAAGCCCCGGCCGCAAGGCCGGGGCTTTTTTATTGCAAAAACGGCAGGGTTGCCGCGGCGTATCGAAATGGGGAGGCTGTTCGTCCCATTTCATCGAGGAGGCGCCATGTCCACCATCGAATACCGTCCCGGTCTTGAGAAGGTCCCCGCCGTGCAGTCCTCGATCAGCTTTGTTGATGGGGGTAGCGGCATCCTCGAATACCGGGGGATCCCGGTCGAGGTGCTTGCCGAGGAGTCCTCCTTCCTGGAGGTCGCCTACCTGTTGATCTTCGACCGTTTCCCCCGCGCCGACGAACTGGCCCGCTGGGAGGCCGACATCCTCTACCACCGCAGGATCAAATGGCACCTGCGCGACATGGTCAAGTTGCTGCCCAGCACCGGCCATCCGATGGACGCCATTCAGGCGCTGATCGCCGCCACCGGGATGTTCTATCCCATCAAGGACATCGCTCAGTACAGCCAGGAGCGCTTCGTCTACGAGGCGGCGATCCGCTTGCTTGGCAAGCTCCCCACCCTGGTTGCCACCTTCGCCCGCATGCGGGTCGGCTACGATCCGGTCCCCCCCCGCGACGACCTCGACCATGCCACCAACTTCTTG
The window above is part of the Proteobacteria bacterium CG1_02_64_396 genome. Proteins encoded here:
- a CDS encoding c-type cytochrome biogenesis protein CcsB encodes the protein MSDHATTISPFNTQWSPTTGYLFRPYLIAIAFIAIMTLSAYGLYGGEIGRSEQNFFLKYLLASQSAIAWMNALFMIAAVVYIVHLVVRNPFAGKVATFTTWSAVIFGFTGLLVRWQETYLINPEWGHAPVSNLYEVFILLSVITGLIYLYLERRYQVRTLGAFVLPLIVGAVLFDLWLASNNGSMIKPLVPALQSYWMKIHVPANFVGYGAFMVACGAGMMFLLRERAESKGNPNAFSVKYFPTLDQLDELNYKAILIGLPTFTLAIILGAAWANEAWGGYWSWDPKETWSLIVWLVYAGFLHARISKGWRGLPMAWWSVAGFLVTLFCFVGVNMFLAGMHSYGRLT
- a CDS encoding type I methionyl aminopeptidase — its product is MSKIAIKTPQDLVDMRASCRLAAQALAMIEPHVLPGITTNELDRIVHGWIVGKGAHPSPLNYHGFPKSICTSINQQVCHGIPSDRALEKGDIVNVDITVYFKGFHGDTSATFFVGEPTAKGRHVTDVAHHALWIGIDQVKPGATLGDIGQAIQSFVESNRCSVVREYCGHGIGREFHESPTVLHYGRRGEGTVLKPGMTFTIEPMVNLGKAPIKVLPDGWTVVTRDRSLSAQFEHTILVTEAGAEVLTLAEESTARTRRLED
- a CDS encoding chaperonin GroL, whose amino-acid sequence is MAAKEVLFGESARGRMLRGVNVLADAVKVTLGPKGRNVVLEKSFGAPTITKDGVSVAKEIELEDKFENMGVQMVKEVSSKTSDVAGDGTTTATVLAQAILREGMKNVAAGLNPMDLKRGIDRAVETVIGELKKISRPVNGKADIAQVGTISANSDEEIGGIIAEAMDKVGKEGVITVEEAKGLETTLDVVEGMQFDRGYLSPYFVTDPERMVADLDKPYILLFEKKVSTMKDLLPVLEQVVRTGRPLLIVAEDVDGEALATLVVNRLRGSLNVCAVKAPGFGDRRKAMLEDIAILTGGRLISEDIGVKLEHVTLDDLGQADKVTIDKENTTIVDGAGDEAAIQGRIAQIRKQAEDATSDYDREKLQERLAKLAGGVGVIKVGAATEVEMKEKKARVEDALHATRAAVEEGIVPGGGTALIRALAALDSLVLDVAEQNVGVTIIKRSIEEPLRQIVKNAGGEGSVVVNEVKNNANPAFGFNAATGVYGDMFEMGVVDPTKVTRTALQNAASIAGLMITTEAMVAELPKKDAPAMGGGGDMGGMGGMGGMGF
- a CDS encoding carbon starvation protein A; its protein translation is MNSVFPMVATLAVLYFVGFRVYSKVIESRLVVPSDQPTPAVTINDGVDYVPARLPVLFGHHFSSIAGAGPIIGPIVVLAAFGWLPALLWIVAGNIFIGAVHDYLALMLSVRHGGASIAEISRTALGERAATIFSVFLWLAMILVVAVFGVVGAKTLVAKPEMVIPTLVLIPTAMALGWAVYRKGAPLMLATLAALIVNFASIWVGYLYPVAVEGTTWGMDPIQFWFVALMIYAGTAAMMPVHWLLQPRDYLATYNLYIALGLGIVGLIVVHPTIQAPAFTGMVDATQGPLWPMLFILIACGAISGFHALVAGGTTSKQLPSERAGRLIGYGGMLTEGVLATMTLMLVAGGLYWVLPEGAPASYGFQESMAAGGWIVVFGNAFGRVVHEMLPFVSVAIAAMIAMIALNTFILTTLDTATRITRFLVQESVGRRIPLFRNPSVALALVLVPAFLIGATNSWVTIWPVFGATNQLIAVMALFVISTVLLAQGRSVRFTLIPAIFMWVTTMGALVWQSYSFLTAEPSNVFLGVVALLLLGLALYIGVGALRKFGGQPVEVATQTS
- a CDS encoding glutamate--cysteine ligase, whose amino-acid sequence is MIHMLRELESRLTLKRDRVAQWWQESSAQVPPPFLTSVDLRNAGFKIAAVDANLFPAGFNNLCSRFRQEAVRLFQRHLDRHFPTASHILLIPEPHTRNPFYVDNLRVLVDLLEGTGKRVSLGGFVDEPLVLEGNQGLALTLLPIERQGSVLGTQAGLPDLVMLNNDLSGGVREELIGLSQPVLPAADLGWHRRRKSDHFHHLQQVIEELSSILEVDPWFLQPITRVCHQVDFKEGQVDCVVSNVEQTLDEIADAYRRYGIQENPHVYLKANAGTYGMGIMTVTSADEVRAMNRKQRNKMDVIKDRQKVSSILIQEGVPTVDQVGGQTAEPVMYLADGEVFGGFYRIHAGRDRYKSLNAAGMTFMRLCFTDLTRDVHPADCFEDSCRYHLYATVAQAAAMAAAREAQALLMPAA
- a CDS encoding co-chaperone GroES, whose protein sequence is MSIRPLHDRVLVQRVEEEQKTASGIIIPDSAKEKPIQGIVKAAGNGKVNDKGEVRPLDVKVGDRVIFGKYAGTEVKIDGEEYLIMREEDILGVVEG